The DNA region CTTGTAAATATAAACCCCGGGGAGGTCCGGCAAAGAATCGACTTTCGCTCTCAGGTTGCCTTTATCGTTCATGGCCGATTTACCAGTCCTAAGTCAGGTTCTGATAATAATTCATTATCGATCCCAGCGAGTTCTTTACCTGGATCGTCAGATAAAAGCTGATCAGGGCCACGATCACGCTGATAATTATTTTTTTATTCCGGCTGATGCGCGGGTTAAGCCAGAGTAACGGCAAGGCCAGAGGTCCGACGCACAAAAATGCCATTACCAGCGCGGCCGGCTTGAAATACCATTTTTCAGGCTGCTTCTTCACCAGCATCTCCTGACAATGTTTACACTTGATCGCCTCATCTTGGATCTCTTCCGCGCAAAAAGGGCATTTCTTCATCCGGCTACCTTCTTTCCAAAAGCCATTGTCTTTTCCCGGATACCCGGGATTTTCTTTACCTCTCCGGACTCGCCCGCATCAGCCACCAGCAGCGATTCGAATTTCATACTGCTATAATCCGCGGTTATAGCGAAAGGTTTCTCCAGGCTATCTAAACCTACGTCCTCAAAAGCGCTGGCAATCAAAGCCAGGGTCTTGCCTTTCAAAGGGGTTTCCATGGTATCCGCTTTATTGTCCCATTTGTATAACGAGAACATCCGGTCCATTATCAGTTTAAGCTGGGCGCTGGGTCCGTAAAAATAAAGCGGGGTTGCCATAATGATCGCGTCAACTTCCGCCATTTTTGCCAGCACCGGCCCGGCTTCATCATCGATAACGCATCGGTATTCTTTTATCTTTTGGCATCTTCTGCAAGAAACACAGCCGGTGGATTTATATTTCAGGAAAGCGGCATTAACAACCTCGACTTGCGCGCCTTTTTCCCGGGCGCCTTCGCAAAACCAATTAACCAGCATTGAGGTGTTCCCGTTCTTCACCGGGCTTGCGTTAATTACCAGCATCTTTTTAATCATACCCACCCCTATTCAGAAATTACAATTCAACAGGACCATGAACGGGATATTTTCCGAGTCGCCGTTATAATTTACCAGTCCTATCTGCAAACCCTTCAAAGAATCGGTCATATTTATAGCCCCGATCTGAACGCCGCTCACCCCCCGGGAATAATTGAACACCCCGATCTGCAATCCCGTCATTACCCCTTCGACATGATTGACGGCGCCGGTTTGAAATCCTGAAAAATTATCCTTGATCATATTCAATAAGCCGTCCTGATAACCAATGAAGCCTTCGCTTACATTGTTGATCGCTCCTAATTGCGCGCCGTGGACAAAACCATGGTCAAAATTAAACGCGCCTAATTGCACGCCGGTAAGATCGCCTTTCACGATATTGACCAACCCGATACCCGAGCCGACAAACCGATCTCCCGTATAATTAAGCAACCCGGCCTCCCAGCCGAATGACGAGCCGTCTACCCAATCCACCACTCCCAATTGCAAACCCGTCATATTCGATCCGGTCCTGGTCCAGCCGCTGGATAAAGAAAGCCCGGCCACCTCATTATCGTCATTAGTGAAAATAAGATTGACCCTTAATCCGTAAATAGGATCTCTTGCGGCAACCAATTGAATGGGGCTGAAAAGGCCTAACTGGACCGGCTTAGGCCCGTCCGCGAACGCCGCATTCCCCGTCCCGCACAAGATCACAAAACCCAGCAAAAATATTCTCCTGATCATGCTTTCTCCTTCTTATTTTACTTTAATCACTTTTATGTTTTAACAAAAAACTCGCCGGTCAAAAACATTTATTTATAATCCGTTGCCGCGCCGATAGTTGCCGGCAACGTCTACAGGGTGAGGGATAAGATTAAATCGCCGGCTTGCTCCCCTTAACCCAAACCGCCAGCTTGCGCATCTCCTCCACCTTGAGCGCGGAACACAATCCCGCGTAAGCAGCGACTCCGCAGACGATCGGGAACAATAGCTTAAAAGCGCGGTCCAGTAAATGATTATGGATAGCCGGGTCCAAACGCGAGGCAGAATAACAAACCGCGGCCATGCCTATGCTGGCCAGAATGACCTTAAGCGCCACAATGAAGAGAGGCCGGCAGTCAAAACCGTTGATCCTTTTTTGCAGGATGTAAAAAAGCGCGCAGAAACTGGTTATGCCGGAGATCGACGTGGCTAAAGCTATGCCGGATATCTTCATCGGGGATATCAGTATCGCGTTAAGGCCTACATTAATTATTAAAGCCAGGACGGATATTTTAGCGGGGGTTACCGTGTCCTTTAAGGAAAAAAAACAGTTCTGCAGCATCTTTACCCCGCCGTACGCGGCCAGGCCGATGCTGTAAAAAAATAGCGCGTCCGCGGTCATCCGTACCGAATGCAGGTCAAACCTTCCGCCGCCGAAAAGGTTTTTAACCAGGGGCCCGGATAAGACCATAAAAGCCGCTGAAGCCGGAACCATCAGGAAGAATATCATCTTCAAGCCGAAGTTCAGGGTAGCTTTCAGTTTTTCCCGATCCGGCTCTAAGGCCTGTTGCGAGAATGTCGGCAAGATCGCCTGGGAAAGCGAATTGCTGAATATGCCCAAAGGGAACTGGATCAACCGGTAAGAAAAATACAGCGCGGCTACCGCTCCTTCGCCCACGATAAACGCCAGGGAACCGAATATGGAATCCACAAAATTGTTCAAATGGTAGATCGCCGAACTGAACAGCCGAGGGGCCATCAACCCCCCTATCTGTTTTATTGCCGGATGCCCGAGATCCCTCTTGAACCCGAAACGGAAGCCTTTTTTATACAACACCGGTATCTGCACTGCCAACTGCAGCAGGCCTCCGACCAACACGCCGGCGGCCAGACCTTTTACGCCCTCGCCCCAGATCAAGGCGCAGGCGATTATGGAGATATTCAAAAGACAGGGGGAGAACGCAGGGACGCTGAAATGTTTCAGGGTATTAAGTATGGCCATGGCATAAGCGGCCAGGCCGATCAGTAATATATAAGGGAATACCAGCCGGGTCAAAAGTATCGTGGCTGCAAGCTTTTCCGGAGAAGCCGCAAAACCCGGGGCGATCAAACGCACCATCAGCGGGGCAAAAACCACGCCCAGTATGGTGACCCCGCAGAGAACGACTAAAATGACGTTCATCAGCACATTCGCCAGCGCCCAGAATTCTTCTTTGGTCCGTTTGACCGAATATTCGGTCAAAACCGGGATGATCGCGGCATTAGCCGCGCCTTCACCCAAAAGATCGCGCAGCAAATTAGGGATCTTAAAAGCGATAACGAATGCCTGGGCATAGATATACACGCCAAAAAGCCTGGCAATGACCATATCCCGGATAAAACCCAGAATACGCGAACAAAGCGTGGCAAAACCAATGACCCCCGCAGACCTGGCCAGGCCTTGATGGGATAGATTAGAGGTTTTATTTATTGACATGGATTTATAAGTATGCTATAAAATATTACACTTAAGGCCCCTCGCCTTGGCTGAAATATACGGATAAAACACGGCTCGGGGTTAAATTTTCATTGCTTCGCAACTCAAATTTAAGGAGAATAACATGCCTAATCGTAAAGCCGCGGTAAAAAGACTGCGCGTGGATAAAAAAAGACACCAGCGTAACCTTAAGATAAAGACTGAATTGAAAAAGGGCTTAAAAAAACTTCAGGCATTGTTAACCGCCAAGAATTCCGCCGAAGCTAAAACCTCTTTGGCCAAGGTCTTCTCTTTGCTGGATAAGGCCGCCAAGAAAAAGATACTTCACCCGAACACAGCAAACCGCAAAAAAGGGCGCTTAGCTAAGAAAGTCCTTAAAGCTGCATAAATTCACGATCAACCGTTCCAAAACAAAACCGGGATTCAACTTCCCGGTTTTGATTTCTATATCGCTTTGAAGAAGAAGCTTAATCCTTTTTTTTAGTTCCGCGGGGCTAAGCCCCTGCCTCTGCCAACTCGCCCGTAATCCCCCCAATATGCGCACAGGGTCTTCCCCGTCATCCAAAAGCTGTTTCAGGATATTCAAGCTGGCTGCCGCCTGTTTTGCTTCTATCTTACGGCTCAGGTCAAACACATTCAACTGTCTTGCTTCACTGAAACGCGCCACCTGGCAATAACCGGATATTTTACGGATGAATTCATCGTTCGCTGTTGTCCGTCCGGCATCAAGGACCAGAATTATCTGAGGTTGAGGGTTCTTTACGTAACCCGTCAGGAACTCTTTGGCGTCTGCTTTAAGTTCGCGGCAGTTGCGCACCACCACCACCCTGCGGGAAAGGTTTAAAGGAAAGAATAACAGTTTTTCCTGGAGCCCCTTAAGGTCCAGGTCTTTGGCGTATAATATGTCGAGATTGAATTCCTGGGTTTTTAAGGGGAGGGATTCCTGTTTTATCCTGGCCAAAACCGCGTCTTTGGAGAGATTATCTTCTCCCAGGAATAAATGCACAGAGTTTTCTTTTCTTACCATTGCTCAACTACGCGCTCGACTATCCTGCGGCAGAGGTCTTTTTCAGCGTCGCTGATAGCCGCATCCTCGGTCTTCATCTGTGCTCCGCTGACAAAATAAGTGGCTTCTCCGGTAAAATTCTTTTCTTCCCAGAGCAGCTTATTTTCCCTGTTATCCCACAGGCTTATATTAACTATCAGGTTCATCCGGTATTCCTGCGCGTTGTCGCTGGTATCGTACCTGAGGCCGTCCTTGCGGAATTCCAGGAGTTCGCCTTTCATCACCAGGTCAGCGGATTCCATGGACACCGGCTTTAGGTTGCCGTCAAAGAGGAAACGGTTGATCAGCGATTTGGTGACATCCGTATCCAGCATAGGCCGGTAAAGCTTATATTTATTCCCGGCGTCCATCTCCCGGGTAATATCGATCTTATTGACGAAAGGCGTGATATATATGGTCCTGTACTTGTCATTGATCAAGGAACGGGTGGTATAACCGCACCCCAGAAGCTCGGCGATGAAAAACCCCATAAAGGCTATGACGCAATAGCGCATATTTTTCATTTTTTGCTCTCCATTATCTCTATCCGTTCCAAAGCCTTTGCCGCCCACGCGCTGGTGGGATTTTTATTGATTATCTCCTCGTAATATATCTTTGCCGCGGTAAACGCCTTTTGTTTCTCATAGAAGCCGGCGATCTTAAAATTGCTTTCGGATTCTTTTTCGCTCAACTGCTGGATATTCTTCTGGGCCTCACGGGAAAGGGCGATGTCCGGATGTTCCTGGACGAATTCCTCGAATTTCTGCTTGGCCTCCTGGGTGGCGCCCTGATCATATTCCGCGGTCTTGGAAAGGCTGGCCCGGCTTGAGGCGATCTGGAATTTGGCGGCTGACGCCCATTCGCTTTCCGGGTAGATGGTAACTACTTTATTAAAAGCCTCTTCCGCTTCATCCAGCCGCAACAACCCTTTCAGGACCATACCCAGTTTATATTCCGCCTGGCTGGCCAAAGGGCCATAAGGCGCGTTCTCTACTACCTTG from Candidatus Omnitrophota bacterium includes:
- a CDS encoding zinc ribbon domain-containing protein, whose protein sequence is MKKCPFCAEEIQDEAIKCKHCQEMLVKKQPEKWYFKPAALVMAFLCVGPLALPLLWLNPRISRNKKIIISVIVALISFYLTIQVKNSLGSIMNYYQNLT
- a CDS encoding flavodoxin family protein, which gives rise to MIKKMLVINASPVKNGNTSMLVNWFCEGAREKGAQVEVVNAAFLKYKSTGCVSCRRCQKIKEYRCVIDDEAGPVLAKMAEVDAIIMATPLYFYGPSAQLKLIMDRMFSLYKWDNKADTMETPLKGKTLALIASAFEDVGLDSLEKPFAITADYSSMKFESLLVADAGESGEVKKIPGIREKTMAFGKKVAG
- the lptE gene encoding LPS assembly lipoprotein LptE; its protein translation is MKNMRYCVIAFMGFFIAELLGCGYTTRSLINDKYRTIYITPFVNKIDITREMDAGNKYKLYRPMLDTDVTKSLINRFLFDGNLKPVSMESADLVMKGELLEFRKDGLRYDTSDNAQEYRMNLIVNISLWDNRENKLLWEEKNFTGEATYFVSGAQMKTEDAAISDAEKDLCRRIVERVVEQW
- the rpsT gene encoding 30S ribosomal protein S20; the encoded protein is MPNRKAAVKRLRVDKKRHQRNLKIKTELKKGLKKLQALLTAKNSAEAKTSLAKVFSLLDKAAKKKILHPNTANRKKGRLAKKVLKAA
- the bamD gene encoding outer membrane protein assembly factor BamD, which codes for MKRIFLVFIVIFLGLGVESAYPYWIWTPKTGKWTNPKTSVKATPKGQFDLAKSFYEAKNHEQAKREFRKLMKNYPKSAEAAESQYYLGLIDESQGNLYAAFKSYQKVIDKYPFSERIAEINEREFKIGEIFMAGGKAAKKGAGFLVENPAVEIFTKVVENAPYGPLASQAEYKLGMVLKGLLRLDEAEEAFNKVVTIYPESEWASAAKFQIASSRASLSKTAEYDQGATQEAKQKFEEFVQEHPDIALSREAQKNIQQLSEKESESNFKIAGFYEKQKAFTAAKIYYEEIINKNPTSAWAAKALERIEIMESKK
- the murJ gene encoding murein biosynthesis integral membrane protein MurJ, whose amino-acid sequence is MSINKTSNLSHQGLARSAGVIGFATLCSRILGFIRDMVIARLFGVYIYAQAFVIAFKIPNLLRDLLGEGAANAAIIPVLTEYSVKRTKEEFWALANVLMNVILVVLCGVTILGVVFAPLMVRLIAPGFAASPEKLAATILLTRLVFPYILLIGLAAYAMAILNTLKHFSVPAFSPCLLNISIIACALIWGEGVKGLAAGVLVGGLLQLAVQIPVLYKKGFRFGFKRDLGHPAIKQIGGLMAPRLFSSAIYHLNNFVDSIFGSLAFIVGEGAVAALYFSYRLIQFPLGIFSNSLSQAILPTFSQQALEPDREKLKATLNFGLKMIFFLMVPASAAFMVLSGPLVKNLFGGGRFDLHSVRMTADALFFYSIGLAAYGGVKMLQNCFFSLKDTVTPAKISVLALIINVGLNAILISPMKISGIALATSISGITSFCALFYILQKRINGFDCRPLFIVALKVILASIGMAAVCYSASRLDPAIHNHLLDRAFKLLFPIVCGVAAYAGLCSALKVEEMRKLAVWVKGSKPAI